Proteins encoded in a region of the Triticum dicoccoides isolate Atlit2015 ecotype Zavitan chromosome 3A, WEW_v2.0, whole genome shotgun sequence genome:
- the LOC119273359 gene encoding glycine-rich cell wall structural protein 2-like, translated as MVGTKLVALGYVILLSIGLANAARVVRFGSGSATGTGAGGGEGGGTVSGGGSGAGSGTGSGMSSNSGSHASGGGGGGGGGGGQNGGTGYGSGSGSGSGSSQYSQGSSYPYGGGYGGYTSAGGAGGGGGGGQASGYQGSSGYGAGSGTGSGSATATNNWYRQGSTNADAGGNGGGNGGGRNGGHGAGKGAGSGYGNAYP; from the coding sequence ATGGTAGGCACAAAGCTAGTAGCCCTCGGCTATGTTATCCTCTTGAGCATTGGACTGGCCAATGCTGCAAGGGTGGTTAGATTCGGCAGTGGAAGCGCCACGGGaacgggagcgggaggaggagaggGTGGGGGAACTGTGAGTGGTGGTGGCTCAGGTGCTGGGAGTGGAACTGGGTCTGGCATGAGTTCTAATAGTGGTAGCCATGCaagcggtggaggtggaggtggcggtggaggcggcggccaaaATGGTGGAACTGGATATGGTAGCGGGTCCGGCTCTGGCTCCGGTTCTAGTCAATATAGTCAAGGATCTTCATATCCTTATGGCGGCGGCTATGGTGGATATACTAGCGCTGGCGGtgccggtggcggtggtggtggagggcaAGCTAGTGGTTATCAAGGATCTAGTGGGTATGGGGCTGGTAGTGGCACTGGTTCTGGCTCAGCTACTGCTACTAACAATTGGTATAGACAAGGTAGTACAAATGCAGATGCTGGTGGAAACGGTGGTGGTAATGGCGGAGGAAGAAATGGTGGGCATGGTGCAGGTAAAGGTGCTGGATCTGGGTATGGCAATGCCTACCCCTAG